The following coding sequences are from one Candidatus Falkowbacteria bacterium window:
- a CDS encoding glycosyltransferase family 2 protein, with translation MSKVSINLVTWNGARYIESCLKSVLEQTFKDVSLIIIDNGSTDNTLELINERYPHLKVIKHKDNLGFAKAHNQAIHWTKSDYVLCLNQDVVLEPGFVQELVEFMDNNPMAGVASGKVYRWQDGEKTKYIDTIGLKIFKNFRVIDMGSGEVDEGQYDLKKQVFGISGALPFFRRKALEEIRYQQEYFDESFFSYKEDVDLAFRLQVAGWEAWMVPGGIAYHDRTVTIPFDKMTKLQVASNRRRKSQFANFYSYRNHIFFLIKCLPKLSLRVFLYELVKFFYVFLLETKNLKAWIQVIRNWKQLKLKRKIIWKNKKIKDEELSDWFNS, from the coding sequence ATGTCCAAAGTCTCAATCAATTTAGTCACATGGAATGGAGCAAGATATATTGAAAGTTGCTTAAAGTCTGTACTTGAGCAAACTTTTAAGGATGTTTCATTAATTATTATTGACAATGGTTCAACGGATAATACTTTAGAATTGATCAACGAACGATATCCGCATTTAAAAGTTATTAAACATAAAGATAACTTGGGTTTTGCCAAAGCTCATAATCAAGCGATTCATTGGACCAAATCTGATTATGTTTTGTGCTTGAATCAGGATGTTGTTTTGGAGCCAGGCTTTGTTCAGGAGTTAGTAGAGTTTATGGATAACAATCCCATGGCGGGAGTGGCTTCTGGAAAAGTATATCGTTGGCAAGACGGTGAAAAGACTAAGTATATTGATACCATTGGTTTAAAAATATTCAAGAATTTTAGAGTAATTGATATGGGAAGCGGGGAGGTGGACGAAGGTCAGTACGATTTGAAGAAACAAGTATTTGGCATTTCTGGAGCATTACCATTTTTTCGACGTAAAGCATTGGAAGAAATAAGGTATCAACAAGAATATTTTGATGAATCATTTTTTAGCTACAAAGAAGATGTTGATCTAGCGTTTCGTTTACAGGTGGCGGGCTGGGAGGCATGGATGGTTCCTGGTGGGATTGCTTACCATGATCGTACAGTTACGATTCCGTTTGATAAAATGACCAAATTGCAGGTTGCCAGTAACCGACGGAGAAAGTCACAGTTTGCTAATTTTTATTCTTATCGTAATCATATATTTTTCCTGATAAAATGTTTACCAAAGTTAAGTTTACGTGTTTTTCTGTATGAACTGGTAAAATTTTTCTATGTATTTTTATTGGAAACAAAAAATCTTAAAGCCTGGATTCAGGTTATAAGAAATTGGAAACAATTGAAATTGAAACGCAAAATAATTTGGAAGAATAAGAAGATTAAGGATGAAGAGTTGAGTGATTGGTTTAATAGTTAA
- a CDS encoding glycosyltransferase family 2 protein — protein MELSIIILNYKQRGLIKNCVKALLESEVNFPYEIIVVDNDSKDGIEDLIKERFSQVRFIQTGANLGMGGGNNVGIKNAQGKHVMVMNPDIFVSQDSLQKLVDHIKNEPEIGLLAPRLLNPDRTLQYTCYRWHKLFTPMYRRTFLGKLPWAKKELDRFLMTDWDHNDTREVDWIQGSCWVSPKEVLDKIGAFDDRYFMYFEDTDLCRQIKQAGHQVVYHPEVEVVHLHRRQSADQGGMKSLFSKLTRIHIYSWLKYMLKWRKNT, from the coding sequence ATGGAATTATCAATTATAATTTTAAATTACAAACAGAGGGGCTTAATCAAGAATTGTGTTAAGGCCCTTTTAGAGTCTGAGGTAAATTTCCCTTATGAAATTATTGTTGTTGATAATGATTCGAAGGACGGGATTGAAGATTTAATCAAAGAGCGTTTTTCTCAGGTTAGGTTTATTCAGACTGGTGCAAATTTGGGTATGGGTGGTGGTAATAATGTTGGCATAAAAAATGCACAAGGCAAACATGTAATGGTAATGAACCCGGATATCTTTGTTTCTCAAGATTCTTTGCAGAAATTAGTTGATCATATAAAGAATGAACCAGAAATTGGTTTGTTAGCACCACGATTGTTAAATCCTGATCGTACATTGCAATATACTTGTTATCGTTGGCATAAATTGTTTACCCCAATGTACCGCAGAACTTTTTTGGGTAAATTACCTTGGGCGAAAAAAGAACTTGATCGATTTTTAATGACCGACTGGGATCACAATGATACTCGAGAAGTTGATTGGATACAGGGTTCATGCTGGGTTTCGCCAAAAGAGGTACTTGATAAGATCGGGGCATTTGATGATCGTTATTTTATGTATTTTGAAGATACCGACCTTTGTCGTCAAATTAAACAAGCTGGTCACCAGGTCGTTTATCATCCTGAAGTGGAAGTTGTGCATTTACATCGTCGGCAGTCCGCTGATCAGGGTGGTATGAAGTCCTTATTTAGTAAATTGACTCGTATTCATATTTATAGTTGGCTGAAATATATGTTGAAATGGCGCAAAAACACGTAA
- a CDS encoding DUF4012 domain-containing protein: MNSEKQNFIQPEKSNYKKHTSTVGQILLIPIRLIPYAILLCLILVILITVFAGISITPYYASLKTVYAEGIEGQNHLVTAESLIKEQKFELAIDELAMAENNFKIAGQALDLTSQAAIFRSALVKEQLLVAQDIVEIGQIMSGALKNITQKGLEIQTILHTDKIVWQDISPEQKGAVLQALSDSTEDLIATQKDLNDISQKLAAINSHNPLFVFNKVVNPLRSKLPKTQKAFDSLITVAKLLPAFSGYPEEKTYLFILQNNREMRPSGGFIGTYGILKIKNAEIVEFFTDNSYNLDRLVEGKLDIKPPEPIEKYMNQDHWYFRDSNWWPDFATSAEKATWFYHQEGGKEEIDGVIAITPTVIEKLIGILGNFTIQDLLFNQGNFWEQLQYQVEFGYYDQGISEADRKDIIGDLGEQIIQRLYTAPMSQFNDLLAMVSNQVKEKQIQLYFVDDEMQNLAMQNGWAGEVKGYAGDYLMLVDANLAALKTDSVMDRTIQYGLDVDDNHDLIATTRVNYQNLGTFSWKTTRYRTYTRLYVPEGSELISVKVGNTEVNLDEDVDTYQEFGKTAYGLFFQVEPQTSRVVSWQYKLPARIKKYVDDGEYNLMVQKQAGIPKLNLQLDLTFDKKISWLKDNLDNIGRNLKHVEVITTDQIYTVWLE, encoded by the coding sequence ATGAATAGCGAAAAACAAAATTTTATCCAGCCTGAAAAATCGAATTACAAAAAACATACTTCAACAGTCGGTCAGATTCTTTTAATTCCCATCCGGCTGATTCCGTATGCAATTTTATTATGTTTAATCTTGGTTATATTAATTACGGTATTTGCAGGAATTTCTATTACTCCATATTATGCTTCATTAAAAACGGTTTACGCTGAAGGAATTGAAGGACAAAATCATTTAGTTACTGCGGAAAGTTTGATCAAAGAACAAAAGTTTGAATTAGCAATAGATGAGTTGGCTATGGCAGAAAATAATTTTAAGATTGCTGGGCAAGCCTTAGATTTAACAAGTCAGGCAGCGATTTTTCGTAGTGCTTTAGTAAAAGAACAGCTTTTAGTGGCGCAGGATATTGTTGAAATCGGTCAGATTATGTCAGGTGCTCTGAAAAACATTACCCAAAAGGGTTTAGAAATACAAACTATATTGCATACAGATAAAATCGTTTGGCAGGATATTTCACCCGAACAAAAAGGTGCCGTTTTGCAGGCTTTGTCTGATTCAACTGAAGACTTAATTGCTACTCAAAAAGATTTAAATGATATTAGTCAGAAGTTGGCAGCAATAAATTCACATAATCCATTATTTGTTTTTAATAAAGTTGTAAATCCTCTACGAAGCAAGTTACCAAAAACTCAGAAAGCTTTTGACAGCCTAATTACTGTTGCAAAGTTGCTACCAGCCTTTTCCGGTTATCCAGAAGAAAAAACTTATTTATTTATTTTACAAAATAATAGGGAAATGCGACCAAGTGGGGGATTTATTGGTACTTACGGAATCCTAAAAATCAAAAATGCCGAAATTGTGGAATTTTTCACAGACAATTCATATAATTTGGATCGTTTAGTTGAAGGAAAGTTAGATATTAAACCACCAGAACCAATTGAAAAGTATATGAATCAAGATCACTGGTATTTTCGTGATAGTAATTGGTGGCCAGATTTTGCAACTTCAGCAGAAAAAGCAACTTGGTTTTATCATCAGGAGGGTGGAAAAGAAGAAATTGATGGTGTAATTGCTATAACGCCCACAGTAATCGAGAAGCTGATCGGAATATTAGGCAATTTTACAATTCAAGATTTATTATTTAATCAGGGTAATTTCTGGGAACAATTACAATATCAAGTAGAATTTGGATATTATGATCAAGGTATTTCTGAAGCTGATCGTAAAGATATAATCGGTGACTTAGGTGAACAAATAATTCAACGTTTGTATACTGCTCCAATGAGCCAGTTCAACGATTTGTTGGCTATGGTTAGCAATCAAGTTAAAGAAAAACAAATTCAGTTGTATTTTGTTGATGATGAAATGCAAAATTTAGCAATGCAAAATGGTTGGGCCGGAGAGGTCAAGGGTTATGCTGGTGATTACTTAATGTTGGTTGATGCTAATTTAGCAGCTCTGAAAACAGATTCAGTCATGGATCGAACTATTCAATATGGTCTTGATGTTGATGATAATCATGATTTAATTGCTACGACTCGAGTGAATTATCAAAATCTGGGAACTTTTAGTTGGAAAACAACTCGTTATCGAACTTATACTAGATTATATGTGCCAGAAGGTAGTGAATTAATTTCCGTTAAAGTTGGGAATACAGAAGTGAACTTGGATGAAGATGTTGACACTTATCAGGAGTTCGGCAAAACTGCTTATGGTTTGTTTTTTCAAGTTGAACCGCAAACTTCGCGTGTGGTTAGTTGGCAATACAAATTACCCGCTCGGATCAAAAAGTATGTTGACGATGGTGAGTATAATTTAATGGTGCAAAAACAAGCTGGTATTCCTAAGTTGAATTTACAGTTGGATTTAACATTCGACAAAAAGATTAGTTGGTTAAAAGATAATTTGGATAATATCGGTAGAAATTTGAAACATGTCGAGGTTATCACCACTGATCAGATTTATACGGTTTGGTTGGAGTAA
- a CDS encoding DNA polymerase III subunit alpha, whose product MSYVPLHVHSHYSLLDGLTKIDDLVNKAKEEGLPALALTDHGVMHGAIEFYQKCKKAGVKPIVGVEAYITSDRKKKEVGSEERFHLVLLAKDFEGYKNLIKLTTFAHLEGFYYKPRIDWEILRKYSKGLIGLSACLAGEVPKAITRGLDDEKIEEIIKKYQDVFGPDDFYLEVQHHPNIPEQKIVNNKLYELGKRLNINLVATNDSHYLNSEDAEAHDILICLQTKKRLSDTDRMSYLGEDFSLYTSDQMFDNFRSNPQVVENTLKVAEKCNLEIPLGDIQLPYYEVPEGKTDFEYLKDLCYDKISKRYYFDPKKEKLTEKEQKVIDRLEYELGVIQRAGYPSYFLIVQDFTNWSRSKGIVVGPGRGSAAGSVVSYLLGVTNIEPLKYDLLFERFLNPDRISMPDIDIDFADERRDEVLHYVEEKYGHDHVAQIITFGTMAARAAVKDVGRVLDMPYAFCDQISKLIPMGMKLDDVISKVAEVKDMYETSDDAKRLLDFARKLEGVARHASTHACGVVITREAMTEYCPCQLARDREDVIITQYSLHPVEDLGLLKMDFLGLKNLTIIERACDIIDKIHGKKIDIDEIPLNNKKAYKLFQNGRTTGVFQFESSGMKRYLKQLRPSEFEDLIAMVALYRPGPLNSGMVDEFIARKHGETEITYLHPIMRESLKNTYGVIVYQEQVMQLSKDMAGFTGGQADTLRKAMGKKIADLMEKMKKEFLEGCQNNKIPVDVAKQTFESMEKFAEYGFNKSHAACYALIAYQTAYLKANYPAEFMASLLTSDQNNMDRITIEIDECKQMGLEILPPSINESFSKFAVVAESLKEKNPRIRFGMSAIRNVGDGVASAIIHERKTDGNFTTIEDFLSRVGTKALNKKSLEGLMKSGALDLFASRSSLLENVDKLLLYMKEVELAKSAKQVNIFSLSNGGENVLPDLVLRDAPDFGDQQILAWEKEFLGLYVSEHPFSDYEKKFKSLIYPIAEVKQMRGEKITVRTGGVATIIKKIITKKGDPMLFVTIEDSLGSIETLIFPRLYRSMEKQDIWQEGNILVIEGTLSDKDGDNKILSSKVWSINQQTERLVISDLENQPTNDEKLKRLGQKQVIVKYPVGATKDFASQIKMLFIAIPGKHQVILKIDEKLIKTNFLIDLSDESRVKLESLLGKEAVLQG is encoded by the coding sequence ATGAGTTACGTCCCACTCCACGTTCACAGCCATTACAGTTTGCTGGACGGGTTAACTAAAATTGATGATTTAGTAAATAAAGCAAAAGAAGAAGGTTTGCCTGCTTTGGCTTTGACCGATCATGGGGTAATGCATGGCGCGATTGAATTTTATCAGAAATGCAAAAAGGCCGGAGTTAAACCAATTGTTGGAGTTGAAGCTTATATTACAAGTGACCGAAAAAAGAAAGAGGTAGGAAGTGAAGAGCGATTTCATTTAGTATTATTAGCTAAAGATTTTGAAGGCTACAAAAATTTAATTAAACTAACAACCTTCGCTCATTTGGAAGGTTTTTATTATAAGCCCAGGATTGATTGGGAAATTTTAAGGAAATATAGTAAAGGTTTAATCGGATTGTCTGCTTGTTTGGCTGGAGAAGTTCCAAAGGCGATTACTCGTGGATTGGATGATGAAAAAATTGAAGAAATTATAAAAAAATATCAGGACGTTTTTGGCCCAGATGATTTTTATTTAGAAGTGCAACACCATCCTAACATTCCAGAACAAAAAATTGTAAACAATAAATTGTACGAGTTGGGAAAAAGGTTAAATATAAATCTAGTGGCCACGAACGATAGTCATTATTTAAATAGTGAAGACGCAGAAGCTCATGATATTCTGATTTGTTTGCAAACCAAGAAAAGGTTGAGCGATACGGACCGAATGTCTTATTTAGGAGAAGATTTTTCTTTGTATACTTCAGATCAGATGTTTGATAATTTTCGTAGCAATCCGCAAGTTGTAGAAAATACTTTGAAAGTAGCAGAAAAATGTAATTTAGAAATTCCTTTGGGTGATATTCAATTGCCGTACTACGAAGTGCCTGAAGGAAAAACGGATTTTGAGTATTTAAAAGACCTTTGTTATGACAAAATTTCCAAGCGTTACTATTTTGATCCCAAAAAAGAGAAGTTGACGGAAAAAGAACAAAAGGTAATTGATCGTTTGGAATATGAATTAGGCGTTATTCAACGCGCTGGTTATCCCTCATATTTTTTGATCGTACAGGATTTTACTAATTGGTCTAGAAGTAAAGGGATTGTGGTTGGGCCGGGAAGGGGATCGGCTGCAGGGAGTGTAGTTTCATATTTGCTGGGAGTAACAAATATCGAACCACTAAAATATGACTTATTGTTTGAAAGATTTTTGAATCCAGATCGAATTTCTATGCCTGATATTGATATTGACTTTGCTGATGAGCGTCGAGATGAAGTTCTTCATTATGTAGAAGAAAAGTATGGCCATGATCACGTGGCCCAAATTATTACATTTGGAACAATGGCTGCTCGGGCAGCAGTAAAAGATGTGGGGCGGGTTTTGGATATGCCTTATGCCTTTTGTGATCAGATTTCGAAATTAATTCCCATGGGAATGAAACTGGATGATGTGATTAGTAAAGTTGCAGAGGTCAAGGATATGTATGAAACTAGTGATGACGCTAAACGCTTACTTGATTTTGCCAGAAAACTTGAAGGTGTAGCACGACATGCCTCCACTCATGCTTGTGGTGTAGTTATTACTCGAGAGGCAATGACCGAATATTGTCCTTGTCAGTTGGCTCGGGATCGGGAAGACGTAATTATTACCCAGTATTCTTTGCACCCCGTCGAAGATTTAGGTTTACTGAAAATGGATTTTTTGGGATTGAAAAATTTAACTATCATTGAGAGAGCTTGTGATATTATTGACAAAATTCATGGTAAAAAAATTGACATCGATGAAATTCCTTTGAATAACAAAAAGGCTTATAAATTATTTCAGAATGGCCGAACTACTGGAGTGTTCCAATTTGAGTCTAGTGGTATGAAACGTTATTTGAAACAATTAAGACCTTCTGAATTTGAGGATTTGATTGCCATGGTTGCTTTGTACCGACCTGGACCGTTAAATTCCGGTATGGTTGATGAATTTATTGCTAGAAAGCATGGAGAAACTGAAATAACCTATTTGCATCCTATTATGAGGGAGTCTCTGAAAAACACCTATGGAGTTATCGTTTATCAGGAGCAGGTCATGCAACTGTCCAAGGACATGGCTGGATTTACTGGGGGGCAGGCGGATACTTTGAGAAAAGCTATGGGTAAAAAAATCGCAGATTTGATGGAAAAAATGAAAAAAGAATTTTTGGAAGGTTGTCAAAACAATAAAATACCAGTTGATGTAGCAAAACAAACTTTTGAGAGCATGGAAAAGTTTGCTGAATATGGTTTTAATAAATCACATGCTGCTTGCTATGCTTTGATCGCTTACCAAACTGCATATCTAAAAGCTAATTATCCAGCTGAGTTCATGGCTTCTTTGTTAACTTCAGATCAAAATAACATGGATAGAATTACTATTGAAATTGATGAATGTAAACAAATGGGGTTGGAAATATTACCACCTAGTATTAATGAAAGTTTTTCAAAGTTTGCAGTAGTGGCTGAATCTTTGAAAGAAAAAAATCCTAGGATTCGTTTTGGTATGAGTGCTATCCGAAATGTGGGGGATGGTGTGGCCAGTGCCATAATTCATGAAAGAAAAACTGATGGCAACTTTACAACTATTGAAGATTTTTTATCTCGAGTTGGTACCAAGGCGCTTAATAAGAAATCATTAGAGGGATTGATGAAAAGTGGCGCTTTGGACTTGTTTGCCAGTCGATCCAGTTTGTTGGAAAATGTGGATAAGCTTTTGTTGTATATGAAGGAAGTTGAATTAGCAAAGTCAGCTAAACAGGTGAATATTTTTAGTTTAAGTAATGGCGGGGAAAATGTTTTGCCAGATTTGGTTTTGCGTGATGCGCCGGATTTTGGTGATCAGCAAATATTAGCTTGGGAAAAGGAATTCCTTGGTTTATATGTGTCTGAGCACCCTTTTTCTGATTACGAAAAGAAATTCAAGAGCTTGATTTATCCCATTGCTGAGGTAAAGCAAATGCGAGGTGAAAAAATAACTGTCCGCACAGGTGGTGTGGCAACAATTATCAAGAAAATTATTACCAAAAAAGGTGACCCGATGTTGTTTGTAACAATTGAAGATTCGTTGGGGTCAATTGAAACATTAATCTTTCCTAGACTATATAGATCAATGGAAAAACAAGACATTTGGCAGGAGGGAAATATTTTGGTGATCGAGGGCACTTTATCGGACAAGGATGGGGATAATAAAATATTAAGCAGTAAAGTTTGGTCAATTAACCAACAAACTGAAAGGTTAGTTATTAGTGATTTAGAAAATCAGCCAACCAATGACGAAAAGTTAAAACGTTTGGGGCAGAAACAGGTCATTGTTAAATATCCAGTAGGTGCAACCAAGGATTTCGCTAGTCAAATAAAAATGTTATTCATTGCTATCCCAGGTAAACATCAGGTAATATTAAAAATTGATGAAAAGTTAATAAAAACTAACTTTTTGATAGATCTTAGTGACGAAAGTCGGGTAAAATTAGAGAGTCTCTTGGGTAAGGAAGCAGTCTTACAGGGATAA
- a CDS encoding D-tyrosyl-tRNA(Tyr) deacylase: MKLLIQRVTSASVEVEKKVVGQINNGILVFLGVGKDDSEAEVDYLVEKLINLRVFAEDDPSTGSGQVKHFEKSLLEVNGEVLVVSQFTLYGSCEKGRRPDFFNSAGPEKAKELYDQFIGKLKSKNIKTESGEFGAYMQVKLVNDGPSTFLLEK; the protein is encoded by the coding sequence ATGAAATTATTAATACAAAGAGTAACTTCAGCTTCAGTTGAAGTCGAGAAAAAAGTTGTTGGTCAAATCAATAACGGGATTTTGGTTTTTCTTGGTGTGGGAAAAGATGATTCAGAAGCGGAAGTGGATTATTTAGTTGAAAAATTAATTAACCTGCGCGTGTTTGCTGAAGATGACCCTTCGACAGGCTCAGGGCAGGTAAAGCATTTTGAAAAATCTTTACTTGAAGTTAACGGTGAAGTTTTGGTTGTTTCGCAGTTCACGTTGTACGGCAGTTGCGAAAAGGGGAGAAGACCTGACTTTTTCAATTCTGCCGGGCCTGAAAAGGCAAAGGAGTTGTATGATCAATTTATCGGTAAATTAAAATCTAAAAATATTAAAACTGAGTCAGGTGAATTCGGAGCCTACATGCAAGTTAAGCTTGTGAATGACGGACCATCTACTTTTCTTTTAGAAAAGTAG
- a CDS encoding threonine--tRNA ligase yields the protein MDKEQLETMRHSLSHVMAQAVLKLYPNAKLAIGPAIDNGFYYDFDLGEDSFSKADSKKIEKEMRKIVSKDQKFEHFNLSIEEAKKKLKDNPYKLEMIKDLAAEGEKEISFYKNLDKDGNEVFVDMCRGPHVESTKAVGAFKLHKVAGAYWKGDEKNKMLQRIYGLAFETREEIEDYLKMLEEAEKRDHRVIGKDLFLLDPKVGVGLPMWKPKGALLWRLIEDFWYEAHLDNGYELVKSPHIGSRELWETSGHWNFYNDSMFPVLEVSKTLQEYQEGKAVDRPKEEYLLKPMNCPFAMQVYNADKWSYRDLPLRWAECGTVYRYEKSGELSGLTRVRGFTQDDAHIICTEEQVEAELVRVANFVKFIFDSFGFKDYKIYLSVSDPKNPDKYVGNPKDWKMGEKVLEKVAKGLGIEYEIEEGEAAFYGPKLDYKVKDVLGREWQCSTIQFDFNLPERFDMTYTNSKGEEDRPFMIHRALFGSFERFMGLLIEHYAGSFPLWLSPEQVRVLPVSEKFNDYAEEVVEELKSKKIRVKMDSDGDSLPKRIRNGEKAKVPYLLVVGEKEVKDKTVAVRKRSEGDLGAKNLSEVVNQIVEENLNKS from the coding sequence ATGGACAAAGAACAACTTGAAACAATGCGCCACTCTTTAAGTCACGTCATGGCGCAAGCAGTGTTAAAACTTTACCCTAATGCTAAATTAGCTATTGGGCCAGCTATTGATAATGGATTTTATTATGATTTTGATCTTGGAGAAGATTCATTTTCTAAAGCTGATTCAAAAAAAATTGAAAAGGAAATGCGTAAGATCGTTTCCAAAGATCAAAAGTTTGAGCATTTTAATTTATCAATTGAAGAAGCTAAGAAAAAGCTCAAAGATAATCCCTACAAGCTGGAAATGATTAAAGACTTGGCAGCTGAGGGTGAAAAAGAAATAAGCTTTTACAAAAACCTAGACAAAGATGGCAATGAAGTATTTGTAGATATGTGTCGTGGCCCACACGTGGAATCAACGAAAGCTGTTGGTGCTTTTAAACTACATAAAGTGGCCGGTGCTTATTGGAAAGGCGATGAAAAGAACAAAATGCTTCAGCGAATTTACGGTTTAGCCTTTGAAACTAGAGAAGAGATTGAAGATTATTTAAAAATGCTTGAAGAAGCAGAAAAAAGAGATCATCGAGTAATTGGTAAAGATTTATTTTTACTTGATCCTAAAGTTGGTGTTGGTTTACCAATGTGGAAACCTAAAGGCGCACTACTTTGGCGATTGATTGAAGACTTTTGGTATGAAGCGCATTTAGATAATGGCTATGAGTTAGTTAAAAGTCCTCATATTGGATCAAGGGAGTTATGGGAAACTTCTGGACATTGGAATTTTTATAATGATTCAATGTTCCCAGTGCTCGAAGTTAGTAAAACGTTGCAAGAATATCAAGAGGGCAAAGCAGTTGATCGGCCAAAAGAAGAATATTTACTTAAACCAATGAATTGCCCGTTCGCTATGCAGGTTTACAATGCAGATAAATGGTCATATCGCGATTTGCCATTGCGCTGGGCAGAGTGTGGCACAGTTTACCGTTATGAAAAATCAGGTGAACTATCAGGGCTGACTCGAGTTCGTGGTTTTACTCAGGATGATGCGCATATTATTTGTACTGAAGAACAAGTTGAAGCGGAGTTGGTTCGCGTAGCAAACTTTGTTAAATTTATATTTGATTCATTTGGTTTTAAGGATTATAAAATATATTTATCAGTTAGTGATCCAAAAAATCCAGATAAATATGTGGGTAATCCCAAAGATTGGAAAATGGGTGAAAAGGTTTTAGAAAAAGTAGCTAAAGGTCTTGGTATTGAATATGAGATTGAAGAAGGGGAAGCTGCATTTTACGGACCGAAATTAGATTACAAAGTAAAAGATGTTCTGGGCCGTGAGTGGCAATGTTCAACCATTCAATTTGATTTCAATCTGCCTGAAAGATTTGATATGACTTATACTAATTCCAAGGGAGAAGAGGATCGGCCGTTTATGATTCACAGGGCGTTGTTTGGTTCATTTGAACGGTTTATGGGATTATTAATTGAACACTATGCTGGATCATTTCCATTATGGTTGTCACCAGAGCAGGTTCGAGTTTTGCCAGTTTCAGAAAAGTTTAATGATTATGCAGAAGAGGTGGTTGAAGAACTAAAAAGTAAAAAGATCCGAGTTAAAATGGATAGTGATGGAGATTCTTTACCGAAACGAATTAGAAATGGAGAAAAAGCCAAGGTCCCATATTTATTAGTTGTCGGAGAAAAGGAAGTCAAAGACAAAACTGTAGCTGTACGCAAACGGTCAGAGGGGGATTTAGGTGCCAAAAATTTATCTGAAGTTGTTAATCAAATAGTTGAAGAAAATTTGAATAAAAGTTAA